The Prunus dulcis chromosome 5, ALMONDv2, whole genome shotgun sequence genomic sequence ACAAGTTCAGACTCCTCCATTTTCGCTAATGCAGAGAAGCCGTTGCTGATTTTCAAACCAAGTCGTGTCTGGGtcgtgaaaataaaaagaaatagagaagaagaagagaagacgCGGaggttttctgttttccagTCACTCTGCAGCAGCAAGCAGCTGTTTGTTAGGAACTGAATGTCCTACCATATTTCCCGATCTGCCCTCGTTACCCTCGTTAATTTACGATATTGCCACGTCTCCTGACGAGCCAACCAGCCACAACTCGGTGCGGTTGTATTTTCAGTTGGGCGctctttttgtttgtggggtctcctcctcctcctcgcgCCGCGCCATGATTGCGGTCCCGCCATCGATGACGTGGACGTCTAATAAGCGGAAACGTGGCTAGAGTGCACGTGGCTTGATGGGCCATGCATTGGGCTTGTGGGAAAACGGGGCTTTGAAAGGCGTGGTGCGACAGTTGGGCGGTACTGATTGCAGGCCTACTCTGCCAACAGTGGGGaaacataatataataatgTCTTTTTGATTTTAGGACTTCATATGCAATAACAAAGCGAAAGGCAGAGAAttgtaaaacattcaaaataccagaaaatactCTTGgtaatgcaaatattaagaattgagattagtaattaaatagtaataatatgataaattcacactttttcatattaaaaaattttaaattaaaagaaaattcatataatagatcatatttttatagaacacaaCCACCCAttgtcttttttaattctaaaataaattaaaatttttttaaaaaaaaagtgcctTACAAGCGCAGAAGCCCGTGCGGAGAGACTAATATGCAATAAttaaatttacaaatattCATTCTTGAAAATCAATACATAGCTCAATTCAAAGATGAAATACATTTGATACTTAGAAAGATCATACCTACCTAAGTGCAAGGTTTTTCTTTagagatttttgtttttccccgTCTACTAATCCCTAACCTAATTTATGTTAATGATAGGACTAATCTGATACGAAAGGAAGTGTTTAAGGACTATTATtaggatgaaatttttttagctAAACGACCAAAATGGAACTCGGACATAAAAATTCAGGATTCATATTGGTGAAAAATCATAATgtctaattattttattaatattttaattcaaattgacTGTTTTAGTCCCGACAGTAttaacaaaatttaataatgaAACTAATTTAACAcgaaaatttaattgaaaaaccAAATGAAACATGTGCTTAAATTCAGGGCCATTtggatatatataaaaaataaaaataaaactctaCTAAATAATGGTGAACttttcagagaaaaaaaaggttcacTTGGTGATTTcttatttcttaattaatttttaatcaaaaCTTGTTTAGTTAACCATCACCATTTGAAAATTCGTTACCGCCATTATTTGGGCCATCACTCAAACGCAACACAGTGGATAACCCGCCTAAATTGGATCCGACCCACTACTCTACCCGCCTTCTTCCCACCTATTATCCACAACTACTTCCACGTGTCCTTCTTCAAGCTCAGTCTTTCCCACCCCCACCCTCCTCTGTTGCTATCTCTGCAACTCTCTCTTGAAAATCCAATTCTCTTCAACATCCAAAGCTCTGAGAGGCTCATGCCAGCCAAATTACCAATATGACCCTCTCCCCAGCTCTCTCCATTTCCAGCTCTTCGCCTCTCCCCGCTTCACTTTCCAACCTTAACCCTAAGTCCCACCATCTCTCAGTCGTCACTAAAACCCCGGACTCATCCGTACACCGGAGATTCCTATCCGGCCACCGTAATTTCCTCTCCGGAGACCGGCGGTTGGCGTTCTCGGCTAGGGCGAAGCCGAAGGATCTCATCCTTGGGAACCCGTCGGTGACAGTCGAGAAGGGGAAGTACAGCTACGACGTCGAAACCCTAATCAACAAGCTCAGCAGCCTCCCTCCCCGAGGCAGCATAGCTCGGTGTCTCGACATCTTCAAGAATAAACTGTCGCTAAACGACTTCGCTTTGGTGTTCAAGGAGTTCGCGGCGCGCGGCGATTGGCAGCGATCGCTGAGGCTCTTCAAGTATATGCAGCGCCAGATATGGTGCAAGCCTAACGAGCACATTTACACCATCATGATCAGCTTGCTAGGCCGCGAAGGCCTACTCGATAAATGCTCCGAGGTGTTCGACGACATGCCAAGCCAAGGCGTGGTCCGTAGCGTATTCAGCTACACCGCTTTGATCAATGCCTATGGGCGCAACGGTCAGTATGAAACCTCCCTTCAATTTCTTGATAGAATGAAGAAAGATAAGGTTTCGCCGAGTATATTGACTTATAATACCGTTCTCAATGCCTGTGCTAGAGGTGGGTTGGAATGGGAAGGGTTATTAGGATTGTTTGCCGAAATGAGGCATGAAGGGATTCAACCTGACCTTGTTACTTATAATACTTTGCTTAGTGCTTGTGCTGGTAGAGGTTTAGGTGATGAGGCAGAGATGGTGTTCAGGACTATGAATGAGGGTGGGATTGTTCCGGATATAACCACTTATCGTTATCTTGTTGAAACTTTTGGTAAATTGGATAAGCTTGAGAAAGTATCAGAGCTGCTTAAAGAGATGGAATCTGGAGGGAATTTACCTGATATTACATCGTATAATGTGTTATTAGAGGCATATGCACAATTGGGGTCAATTAGAGAGTCAATGGGTGTGTTTAGGCAGATGCAAGCAGCAGGGTGTATGCCAAATGCGGCCACTTATAGTATTCTGTTGAATTTGTATGGGAGGCATGGACGGTATGATGATGTTCGGGAGCTTTTTCTTGAGATGAAAATTAGCAATACAGAGCCAGACCCGGCTACATATAACATTCTCATACAGGTGTTTGGGGAGGGTGGGTATTTTAAAGAGGTGGTGACTTTGTTTCATGATATGGTGGAGGAGAATATTGAGCCGAATATGGAGACGTATGAAGGGTTGATATATGCTTGTGGAAAGGGAGGACTCCATGAGGATGCCAAGAACATTTTACTTAACATGAGTGAGAAAGGAATAGTGCCTAGTTCGAAGGCTTATACAGGGGTTATTGAAGCATATGGGCAAGCGGCATTGTATGACGAAGCTCTTGTTGCCTTCAACACAATGAATGAAGTGGGAAGCAAACCATCAGTTGAAAGCTACAACTCGCTGATATATGCATTTGCAAGAGGCGGCCTATACAGGGAGACTGAAGCAGTTTTGTCAATAATGGGCGAGGTGGGTGCTGCCAGGAATGTCCATACATTCAATGGTATGATTGAAGCTTTTAGACAAGGAGGTCAGTTTGAGGAAGCTATAAAGGCATACGTTGAGATGGAAAAGAGAAGATGTGATCATGATGAATGGACCCTTGAGGCAGTTTTAAGTGTTTACTGCGTTGCAGGTCTTGTTAATGAGTGTGAGGAGCACTTCCAAGAGATGAAAGCCTCGGGAATATTGCCCAGTGTCATGTGCTACTGCATGATGCTTGCTGTTTATGCAAGGAATGACAGGTCAGCATTCACTCAATTGTTTCATaatattttcctttcattGTTTATGGTAAAGGAGCAATTTCTGAGCTAATGGTCACCCATACAATTATCCaacataatatttttctatGAATAAAACGAGCACATAAGATATTTATTTGCTAAAAAAATTGAGTGCATAAAAGATAAACAACATTCAGTTCTCCTGAATTCGTAATTCATCTCTCTATGACATGTATGGTGCAACTGGTAGGTAAGTTACTGAGTTTAAAGACAGTATCTGTAGAAACTTTGGCAAATTTTAACTAATGTTATCTAGTAGCTTCAAAAATCCATGATCCACTATAGAAATACTTTGCAGTGCTTGAGACAATATGTCCTTCATACTCTCTATCCCAAAATCTTATAACTAAGATGAGTGGCAGTATATGTGCAGTATGGCCTCTGCAATTCTGCATTAACTGTATTGTTAATATTTAGCCTTCAGCAATCCGTCAATGGAGAGCTTCAAATCAAGGCTACTTTGATTGCACTTGATCAAGCAACTTGCATCATTATCATTGTTCTATGGCATTGTGAAAGCCTTACAGCGATAAAGTTATTATCTTGTTGCCTTGTGATGATTTATCTTACCTTTTGGGCTCCTTTTTTTCAGGTGGGATGATGCCAATGAGTTGCTAAATGAGATGCTCACAAATAGGGCATCAAATATTCATCAAGTAATTGGGCAGATGATAAAGGGAGATTATGATGATGACTCTAACTGGCAGATGGTAGAGTATGTTTTTGACAAATTAAAATCTGAAGGATGCGGGTTGGGAATGAGGTTCTACAACACACTACTAGAAGCACTTTGGTGGCTGGGCCAGAAACAAAGAGCTGTCCGAGTTCTTAATGAAGCGACACAGCGGGGGCTTTTTCCTGAACTTTTTCGTAAAAATAAACTCGTGGGGTCTGTTGATGTGCACAGGTATATTGAGAGTTCGCCTCTTTGAAGTCATGTCCTCTTACACAGGTTTATTTTAATCCTCATGTTGACCATTTTATAGGATGTGGCAAGGCGGTGCATATGCAGCAATGTCAGTTTGGCTAAACAATATGTATGAGATGTTCCTGAATGGAGAGGATCTTCCCAATATTGCAACTGTTGTTGTAGTGTAAGTTGCTCTTTCCTttcatcaatttcttttctGAAGGCCTACTTGATACAGATATTGGTTAGGGTTTATATGGTCTAGGTAGGCTAGGGATCTAATAGTGACACAAAGTGATTTTCATTAACCTTGACAAAATCTAGAAtctcaaataataataaaattattttcagtTCCTTGTTATTTTAGGTGTATGTTAGCGTATACACTTGATATAGATTAGCGGGAGGGAGTAACCCGCTGTTCCTATGGCAAACTTTGCACTTGCATAGATATATCTGTTTTGGTATTGCAATAAATTCACAGATCAAACTGTTTTTGTTGGGGGCCTATAAGAAAggggaaaaagagaaaaggagaaaaacacATAAAAAGGCTACATGTAgattaagtgattttaaaaagtataagttttggtttttctaACTATTAGTGATGTGTTTTTTATCGATCAGACGAGGAAAGATGGAGAAAAGCTCAATGACACAAGATTTGCCGATTGCAAAGGCTGCTTATTCATTTCTGGAGGATAATATGCCATCATCCTTTTCCTTCCCAAAATGGAACAAGGGTCGAATTCTCTGCCAGCGCCCTCAGCTCAAACGGATTCTATCAAGCATCGAACCATCAACAGATGGGtcggaaaggaaaaaaataattacattaAGTAACTCCCTGTTTCCTCCTCTGGGAACAAAAACATCCTCCAAAGATGTCAATAGTGGACGGTATAATGACATCACTTCTGATGAAAGATTAAGGATAAGAACAGAGCTTTTGACAAGTGCAGTTTAGATACACTAGATATACTCATCACTTACTAGAGTTTGGTTTAGTTTTACTTGTCGCCATTTCAATACAAGAATGGGAATACGTCAGGACCaattcatagttcaatttcCTAGAGTTttaatttggtggagaatgattTTTCGGGTCCTCACCAACGAAAGTATTAGCTTGCAAAGAAGGCGGCATCGACCAAACCACGAATGCTCGGTTCCACGCACTTTCTAGTTTGATTTGAAGTGAGTTCTGGTCCTCGGGATCACTTGTGGAAGACCTCGAGGTAACAAGGATTGTGATTTTGTAGCTAGCTGTAGTTATCCTTTTTTCATGTGTAAATGTACACCAAAAATTTTGCGTCtaaatattttgagaaaagcTAACAGATTGTTGTTGTAGTTTAGCCTTCATTGTGAATTCTTGTTTAGATCAGTGCAGACATTTATTCAATGAACAAATTTGGACGTAGTTTAGATCTGGGCTGCACTACCTCCTAGTTTTGTGGGCCACTTTTTGATTGAGAAATATGTCTAGGGTCTCTCTTTAGGCCCAGAGTTGTTCTTGTTTATTCTTTCTTGTTTGGGCATCAATCCTCCACAATACTaaactttaaaaattaaaattttaatccCGCCCATTAGTTTCCAAATCATATCATAAATTAAAGGATTAAATTGTGCGTTGCACTTGTacgtgttttatttttcaaatctgGTTACAGGTTAGGTCAGTTGATCATCCTCAACGTACATTAGAGTAGTTTACAACATCGCcttctattttaaaaaagaagggaaacaAAAAGTGAACAAGAAGAGAAAGCAAGTAAACCCTATTGTGGTTTTCCATttcattctcatttctcatgtGTTTCTCATCAAGCACTGCGATAAtaccaacatatatatatatatatatatatatatatatatatgtttcaaAAGCTTCTATTTCGCTTTAGGTTGGAGTCTTTTTTCTTAGAGAAAGCAGTCTCTCGATCATTTTCTTGGAGATTAAGAAAACACTCGTGGGTAACAAAGATACCAATATGATTCTTGGCACAAAGTATAAAAGCTAAGAAACACCACATGCTCTCCATACCATacacaaattaataaaagcaTTTTGGAGAGAAAGGGGGTAATATTTGGTGTCAACAATAAAAGCAAAAGCGTATTTAACTAAGCACATCTCAAGCCCTAAAGTCAAATTTATGTCCAAATCTACAAGTAAAATCATTTTCTTCCATTGGAAGTGCTTTCTTCAATAGGATCATCTATCACTTTTCTCCCCTGGCTTTTTACCCGACTTTCCTTTTATCTCAATAATAGTATAGTTTAGGTGAATATGCGTCTACTTCCAATGCTAGATCATGTTGCCCACATCAATAGTAAAAGTTCAAGCCCTACACTCCACCTCCTatacagaaacaaaaagaaaactccCAACCATTGGGTAAGAAATTCCATTATACATGAAACCTATTTTGGGTAAGAAATTCCATTATACATGAAACCTATTTGTTTTGCAACACGCTCCTTGTTTAGTTCACGGAATGAATTTGATGAGAAATGatttcccatgtcattttCCAAGAGATGAAAAATGGAAGATTCTTttcccacgtttggtaatgctgGGAAAGTAACCGAGAGgtatcactttatttcctttcctatgtttgttttaagtaggaatggaaaacaaaatttgtataaattttcaattatacccaaattaaatcaaataaaaaaataatgcatttaatgatttattgtaattctaaattgttaatggggacaaaattgtcatgaaaaatgtttatttaatattggctaattttctcaaactttcccataaggagggaaaacaaaactcaagttGAGATgatggcttcactttcccccttACTTTCTCATGGGCTAGGAAACGATTTTCCATGCCTGAACTTACCAAACATAGAAAAACGATTAATTTTTCATCCACAAATCTCCttttccatgaaccaaacCGAGGGGATAGGGTGTGCTTAATCCAACTTCACACACTAAATAGAAATGAACATACTATAACTATATCATCTTGCCCATCTAATTTAATCTCTATCACAAAGCAATTACTTTGATTCACTGCTAAGTTACAAACCCATGCTATGAAGTTCCGCCATGAAATCCTAATTGTATGCGATTAAACGTGCAATGATTGCGTCAGAAATTATCTTCAACATGTATGGACTTTAAGATAAGGAGTGCAGGTGTGGAACAAAAGTTTTTCATGAAAAGAGGCCAAGAAGATAAGAGTGCAAGGGTAATGGTGGATCCCCACAGAAACCTTATCTTAGCTGCTCTACCTCTATCGCAAGCACAACTACCCCACCATGAAAGCAAGTTTATATTAAAACAGGAGTGTACGATCTTAGGAGATAACGAAAACAAATCCGCCTATTTTTTTTCAGTGGACAAAAGCGAATATGCCAAGTTGACGGTCCATAGAGCATCTCTCAATTATCATAACcataataatattcaaaaatatattacaaaaatcATAGATTGATAACTGCTATAAGTATAAAGAATAGCATTGAGCTGGgttttatcattaattaattgcaatttgcaagtatataaattcttttttaatataagcgATCGGAAAAGGAGAGTTTatacaaatattcattaaGTATCTGGGTGTTTTAAACATCTGTCCACATAAATAGAGGTGAAAAATTTAATCAACTGTATTATACCCTACTAACGCATGTAGATTGAGATATTCAAAGTGAAGATGTCATTTTGATtttacctttaaaaaaaataatgttggGGTAGGTCTGTTCTGTTCTGCATAAGTTTGGGGTTTGGATGagttaattatttgtttaacTCACTGTTATCGATAATCAAGTTGGGTTTGACTGAACAAAGAAAGGGGTGCAGAGAGCatattatattttgtgaaaTGCCTCAATCATGTGCGATGCtctcttcatttttatttatttatttattctagaGACAGCATGAATTGGTGGTTGAGTGGGGCCCTATAAACAATGCCTCTCTTGCAATGAAATTTGgaatattttttgtgtaaaAATTTGGTCCTATCTAGGCCCATAATTGTTAGGAAAAACAATCATCCTAAACACTAAAATTGAAGTGTTTGTGATTGTAAAGTACCATTTTAGAAAAAAAGAccctaaaacaaaataattgacTCATTTTAAAGCTTGAAGGGCAACATTTAGCCACAAAACAATGCTCATGTGTCaagtttgtttctttgtttgttggtAGCCTTCTACAACAATTGTTCATAATTTTGACCAAatccaaatttcttttttgctcCACAAATCCTTATTTTGGTTCATTTTTAACATCATCGTATAAATGCCTATGAATTATTCTCATATATTTGGTCCATTAATTTGTCGAGTCAACAATCCACTGCTAGCAACACTAATAATATTATTCATAACTTAATTACTTTCAAAAGACATTGATAATATTAGTAGTGAAACTATTCATTTTATCTTCAACTAATCATCATTAATTAAAGCTTCATTTTCCAATGAGTTCAAGCCAAATGACATGGAGGAGGTAGTGTGATAAATTGGTAAGCTTTAAATGAAAATCCAGTCCtttgttaaattttgtttttgtttttttattgtaaGATATTTGTTGGAGAGAGATGCTAAAGAGACAGAATAAAACACGAAACGAATGGTAAAAAAGTAAACGGACTATTACATCACACATGTCGAACGCAGACCCAAAGGCCGAAACTTTACAGCCTTTACACACCGTCTGTTCCACGATCCACATGGAGCCACCTCATTCCTGTCGTCTCCCgcgtatatatataaaacgtCACCCGCACACtgctcttcatcttttttattcGCTCCTTTTCTCCGAATCGTACGGCCTCAGATCCATAGCCGTCCAGAAAAAAGCAGAGACTAAAAAACGTCGTCGTCGTCGCAGTGGTCGGTGAAGATGGCTGGCACGTGCTCCACCGTCGAGCCTGCGGGCGCTGGAGAGATCATGCTCTTCGGCGTGCGCGTGGTGATCGACTCCATGAGGAAGAGCGTGAGTTTGAACAATCTCTCGCAGTACGAGCAGCCTCAAGAGGGCTCCAACAACAACAGCGGCAATAACACCATCGCCGGCAAGGATGACGTGGCCGGTTACGCCTCCGAGAACGACGTAGTTCACAATTCTGGCGGAAATCGCGAGCGCGAACGCAAGCGAGGTCagtctctctctatctctctctatccATCTGATGGCCGATAATCTCTGATCAACCACTCTACACTGAAATTTTAGTCAATTGCGCTTTTTGTATTCAATTGATCAAAAAGGGAACAAATTTGATTAAGTGTTCTGCTCATAGTTGACAAAATTTGCATtctttaccaaaaaaataaatctgaaatttttgtgAATTGTTACATTGCATGTTCTAAATTCATGAAATTGCTAACTCTGTTTTTCTATGTTAATTCAAATTcatttaagaaaagaaaattgatatGAAATGAgttaattttgtttgaaaaattgtgaatttattatttatatggATGGTGATCAGGGGTTCCATGGACGGAGGAAGAGCACAAGCTATTCCTGCTAGGGTTGCAGAAAGTGGGGAAGGGCGATTGGAGGGGGATCTCTAGAAACTTCGTGAAGACTCGCACACCCACTCAGGTCGCCAGCCACGCTCAGAAATACTTTCTGCGCCGAAACAACCACAATCGCCGCCGCCGCAGATCTAGCCTCTTTGATATCACAACAGATACGGTAATAATTCAGTTCCCTCTGATTTCAGAGCAACTCAATCCAATTCATGTATTTGATCTGACAAGTAGTTTTGCAGTCATTTAAAGTGTATGGATCTAGCAGTTTGTTTTTTAAGTAGTTGTTTATATGAATCTGGCAAGTAGGTTTCTTGGAGCTGAAGATATAAGGTCTTTTATCGTTTGAACTATATGCAACATTTGAACTTTATATCCCTATCCAATTTTCTTGGCAATCAGTCTTCAGAGAGCATAAGattgtttacttggtgatCTGTTCAAGTTTGGGATTACTTTTATTTGCTCAGGAAATTTTGGAACATAAAACGAAATTTGATGAAGAATGCTATGTGTTTTAATGGTTTTGGCTTCTTATgaactgaaaaaaaagaagtcaaaTTGTTGATTCGTAATTTCTTTGAAGTGGATggtattgttttgtttgtctaATTAGTCAGTTCGTGCAATttttcaccaccaccaaaagcaaaagtaagCTTTATCTTATCGTGATAACTCCTTTTTCTGTGTGTTAGATCACTGCAACTCCAATGGATGAAGAGCAAGTACATCATCAAAATAACACATCTCAATCACATCCATtgccacctccaccaccatctgAGGCTTGCAATCCTAGTGGATTTTCGATGTTGCCAAATTTTCCATTGACTGTAGGTCCAGCTGTCTTGCCAGTTCCCATTGAGAATCCAATGGGAAATCTAACCTTGGGACACGCAAATCTTGAGAACAATGCTTCGGCTAAGCTTGTCCGTCCAATTGCCCTTCATTCTGCCCCTCATGCTACAGCAATGTCTGATCTAAACTTGAAGTCGACAATGGACACATCGACTCTAACCCTCAACCTCTCCTTGTCAATGGACCCGAGGGAATCGTCATCAAGGCATTTGGCTTTCCAGGCAATGCCAAGCTTCAGCAATGGGGATAGCATTATTAGTGTTGCTTGAGAGTGTGCTGATTTGTGGAAATGGTTTATAATTAGAGCAAAATGGGTGAGATAAAGTGAtcccaaatccccaaatttGACAATGGATTAGAGAGGGCAAGGTAATTAGGTGACTGAATTTGTTCCTTTTAGTTTGTTGTACAGACCCCCCCAAGATAATGTAATGTCCTGTTCTTGTTGTTCTGTGGTATTATCTCATAGATTCCCcttgttttttcatttggcTCTTTTTGTTAGCAGCTGATATAACTGGAAAATAACTGGTACGGTCTACAGTGTTTTGATTGCCGATTTTGGTCCCCTGGTGGGCCTGGTCTGAACTCGTAAGTGGTTTACATGTCTTTGTGAGGAAACAAATATCAAGTTGGGTTTTGGTGGGGAAGCATTTTCTTGCCCTGTCTTTATTCTGGATGGACAAAATTAATTGTGTGATTGTGAATTGAATCTGGCCCTCAATAATGGATCGTGATTGTTGCAGCAAACGTTTTAATATTAACACGTGTTTGGGACAGTGATAATGCCTTATCAGAGTGGCTAAAAGGGTTTGAAGGAGTCGACTTTATGCGGTGTGTTTGGCCGACTTTTGCCACTCGGATAGTTTGGGTTTTAATTGGGCAGAGAAATGGTTGCTTTCATTCCCACTTTTTGACTAGG encodes the following:
- the LOC117627284 gene encoding transcription factor MYB1R1 — translated: MAGTCSTVEPAGAGEIMLFGVRVVIDSMRKSVSLNNLSQYEQPQEGSNNNSGNNTIAGKDDVAGYASENDVVHNSGGNRERERKRGVPWTEEEHKLFLLGLQKVGKGDWRGISRNFVKTRTPTQVASHAQKYFLRRNNHNRRRRRSSLFDITTDTITATPMDEEQVHHQNNTSQSHPLPPPPPSEACNPSGFSMLPNFPLTVGPAVLPVPIENPMGNLTLGHANLENNASAKLVRPIALHSAPHATAMSDLNLKSTMDTSTLTLNLSLSMDPRESSSRHLAFQAMPSFSNGDSIISVA
- the LOC117628655 gene encoding pentatricopeptide repeat-containing protein At1g74850, chloroplastic, which codes for MTLSPALSISSSSPLPASLSNLNPKSHHLSVVTKTPDSSVHRRFLSGHRNFLSGDRRLAFSARAKPKDLILGNPSVTVEKGKYSYDVETLINKLSSLPPRGSIARCLDIFKNKLSLNDFALVFKEFAARGDWQRSLRLFKYMQRQIWCKPNEHIYTIMISLLGREGLLDKCSEVFDDMPSQGVVRSVFSYTALINAYGRNGQYETSLQFLDRMKKDKVSPSILTYNTVLNACARGGLEWEGLLGLFAEMRHEGIQPDLVTYNTLLSACAGRGLGDEAEMVFRTMNEGGIVPDITTYRYLVETFGKLDKLEKVSELLKEMESGGNLPDITSYNVLLEAYAQLGSIRESMGVFRQMQAAGCMPNAATYSILLNLYGRHGRYDDVRELFLEMKISNTEPDPATYNILIQVFGEGGYFKEVVTLFHDMVEENIEPNMETYEGLIYACGKGGLHEDAKNILLNMSEKGIVPSSKAYTGVIEAYGQAALYDEALVAFNTMNEVGSKPSVESYNSLIYAFARGGLYRETEAVLSIMGEVGAARNVHTFNGMIEAFRQGGQFEEAIKAYVEMEKRRCDHDEWTLEAVLSVYCVAGLVNECEEHFQEMKASGILPSVMCYCMMLAVYARNDRWDDANELLNEMLTNRASNIHQVIGQMIKGDYDDDSNWQMVEYVFDKLKSEGCGLGMRFYNTLLEALWWLGQKQRAVRVLNEATQRGLFPELFRKNKLVGSVDVHRMWQGGAYAAMSVWLNNMYEMFLNGEDLPNIATVVVVRGKMEKSSMTQDLPIAKAAYSFLEDNMPSSFSFPKWNKGRILCQRPQLKRILSSIEPSTDGSERKKIITLSNSLFPPLGTKTSSKDVNSGRYNDITSDERLRIRTELLTSAV